Proteins found in one Poecilia reticulata strain Guanapo linkage group LG15, Guppy_female_1.0+MT, whole genome shotgun sequence genomic segment:
- the ide gene encoding insulin-degrading enzyme isoform X1 yields MICFLWVQSMFKCINRTAQFTRHLKSTGNSVCVNQGFRLVSSLPLRMTEPAVRRVVTDIIRSPEDRRDYRGLEFRNGLKAMLISDPTTDKSSAALDVHIGSLSDPANISGLAHFCEHMLFLGTEKYPKENEYSQFLSEHAGSSNAFTSGEHTNYYFDVSHEHLQGALDRFAQFFLCPLFDESCKDREVNAVDSEHEKNLMNDAWRLFQLEKATGNPNHPFSKFGTGNKLTLETRPSKEGVDIRQELLKFHSTYYSANLMGLCVLGRESLDELTAMVENLFGEVENKNVPVPEFPEHPFQEEHLKQFYKVVPIKDIRNLYVTFPIPDLQKYYKSNPGHYLGHLIGHEGPGSLLSELKSKGWVNTLVGGQKEGAKGFMFFIINVDLTEEGLLHVEDIIFHMFQYIQKLRTKGPQEWVFDECKDLSKVAFRFKDKERPRGYTSKVAGLLHYYPLEEVLAAEYLLEDFRPDLIEMVLDKLQPENVRVAVVSKSFEGQTDRTEEWYGTQYKQEAISEESIQNWANADLNGKFKLPMRNEFIPTNFEIYPLEKDSPSVPTLIKDTAMSKVWFKQDDKFFLPKACLNFEFFSPFAYVDPLHCNMAYLYLELLKDSLNEYAYAAELAGLNYDLQNTVYGMYLSVKGYNDKQHILLKKIIEKMATFEIDEKRFDIIKEAYMRSLNNFRAEQPHQHAMYYLRLLMTEVGWTKDELRESLDDVTLPRLRAFIPELLSRLHIEALLHGNITKESALGMMQMVEDTLIEHAHTKPLLPSQLIRYREVQVPDGGWYVYQQRNEVHNHCGIEIYYQTDMQTTNDNMLLELFCQIISEPCFNTLRTKEQLGYIVFSGPRRANGVQGLRFIIQSEKAPHYLESRVEAFLRTMEKALEDMSEEAFQKHIQALAIRRLDKPKKLSAECAKYWGEIISQQYNFDRDNIEVAHLKTLTKENIMQFYRERLTVEAAKRHKVSVHVLSREMDSCPIVGEFPAQNDVNLAPAPSLPQPSLIQDMTEFKRSLPLFPLVKPHINFMAAKL; encoded by the exons ATGATTTGTTTTCTATGGGTGCAAAGTATGTTTAAGTGCATTAACCGAACGGCCCAGTTCACCAGACATCTCAAGTCAACAGGAAACAGCGTCTGTGTTAACCAAGGATTTAG GCTGGTGTCATCCCTACCTCTCAGAATGACGGAACCGGCTGTGAGGAGGGTGGTCACCGATATAATTCGGTCTCCTGAAGACAGACGGGACTACCGGGGCCTGGAGTTCAGAAACGGACTCAAAGCGATGCTCATCAGCGACCCGACGACCGACAAATCATCAGCCGCACTGGACGTGCACATAG GTTCCCTGTCAGACCCAGCGAACATTTCAGGCCTGGCCCATTTCTGTGAGCACATGCTGTTTCTGGGAACAGAAAAATACCCCAAGGAGAACGAATACAGCCAGTTCCTCAGCGAGCACGCAGGAAGCTCCAACGCCTTCACCAGCGGCGAGCACACCAACTACTACTTCGACGTTTCCCATGAGCATTTGCAAGGAGCGTTAGACAG gtttgcccAGTTCTTCCTGTGCCCTCTGTTCGATGAGAGCTGTAAGGACCGGGAAGTGAACGCCGTCGACTCCGAACACGAGAAGAACCTGATGAATGACGCCTGGAGGCTGTTTCAGCTGGAGAAAGCCACCGGAAACCCAAACCACCCATTCAGTAAATTTGGAACAG gCAACAAACTAACACTGGAAACCAGACCGTCTAAAGAAGGGGTCGATATCCGTCAGGAACTGCTGAAGTTTCACTCTACGTATTATTCTGCTAATCTGATGGGACTCTGCGTGTTGGGAAGAG AGTCTCTTGATGAATTAACCGCCATGGTGGAAAACCTGTTTGGAGAAGTGGAAAACAAGAACGTGCCGGTCCCAGAATTCCCAGAGCATCCGTTTCAGGAAGAGCACCTCAAA caATTCTACAAAGTGGTTCCCATCAAAGACATCAGGAACCTGTATGTGACCTTCCCCATCCCAGACCTGCAGAAGTACTACAAGTCGAACCCGGGCCATTATCTGGGTCACCTGATCGGCCACGAAGGACCCGGCAGTTTGTTATCCGAGCTCAAATCTAAAG GCTGGGTGAACACGCTGGTGGGAGGCCAGAAGGAAGGAGCCAAAGGATTCATGTTCTTCATCATCAACGTCGACCTGACGGAGGAGGGGCTCT TGCATGTCGAGGACATCATCTTCCACATGTTCCAGTACATCCAGAAGCTTCGCACCAAAGGGCCTCAGGAATGGGTGTTCGACGAATGCAAG GATCTTAGTAAAGTCGCCTTCAGGTTTAAGGATAAGGAACGACCTCGCGGTTACACCTCCAAAGTCGCCGGTTTGCTGCAT taTTATCCTCTGGAGGAAGTTCTTGCAGCCGAGTATCTTCTGGAGGACTTCAGGCCGGATCTGATTGAGATGGTTCTCGATAAACTGCAGCCGGAAAACGTCAG AGTTGCAGTGGTGTCGAAGTCCTTCGAAGGGCAGACGGACCGAACCGAGGAGTGGTACGGCACGCAGTACAAGCAGGAAGCCATTTCTGAAGAAAGCATCCAG aactGGGCAAATGCAGACCTGAACGGCAAGTTCAAGTTGCCGATGAGAAACGAGTTCATCCCAACCAACTTTGAGATTTACCCTCTGGAGAAAGACTCTCCGTCGGTTCCGACTTTAATCAAG gacacTGCAATGAGCAAGGTGTGGTTTAAACAAGACGACAAATTCTTCCTCCCAAAGGCCTGCCTGAACTTTGAGttcttcag CCCGTTTGCATACGTGGACCCATTGCATTGTAACATGGCGTATTTGTACCTGGAGCTCCTCAAGGACTCCCTCAACGAGTATGCATATGCAGCCGAGCTAGCAGGCTTGAACTATGACCTCCAAAATACCGTCTATGGGATGTAT CTTTCGGTCAAAGGTTACAACGACAAGCAGCACATCCTGCTGAAGAAGATCATCGAGAAGATGGCGACCTTCGAGATCGACGAGAAGCGCTTTGACATCATCAAAGAGGCG TACATGAGATCTTTGAACAACTTCAGAGCCGAGCAGCCGCACCAGCACGCCATGTACTACCTCCGCCTGCTGATGACCGAGGTCGGGTGGACCAAAGACGAGCTCAGAGAGTCGCTCGATG ACGTAACTCTCCCCCGCCTCAGGGCGTTCATACCTGAGCTGTTGTCACGGTTACACATCGAGGCTCTGCTCCATGGCAACATCACCAAGGAG TCTGCTCTCGGCATGATGCAGATGGTGGAGGACACGCTCATTGAGCACGCTCACACCAAGCCCCTCCTCCCGAGCCAGCTGATTCGCTACAGGGAGGTGCAGGTCCCGGACG GTGGCTGGTATGTCTACCAGCAGAGAAACGAAGTTCACAACCACTGCGGCATCGAGATCTACTACCAGACGGACATGCAGACCACCAACGACAACATGCTGCTGGAGCTGTTCTGCCAGATCATCTCTGAGCCCTGCTTCAACACGCTGAGGACCAAAGAGCAGCTGG GCTACATCGTGTTCAGCGGGCCCCGCCGGGCCAACGGGGTCCAGGGCCTGCGCTTCATCATCCAGTCGGAGAAGGCCCCCCACTACCTGGAGAGCCGGGTGGAGGCGTTCCTGCGCACCATGGAGAAGGCGCTGGAGGACATGAGCGAGGAGGCCTTCCAGAAGCACATCCAGGCCCTGGCCATCCGCCGCCTGGACAAACCCAAGAAGCTGTCCGCCGAGTGCGCCAAGTACTGGGGCGAGATCATCTCCCAGCAGTACAACTTCGACAGAG ATAACATTGAAGTTGCACATCTGAAGACGTTgactaaagaaaacataatgCAGTTTTACAGA GAGCGGCTCACGGTGGAAGCTGCAAAGAGACACAAAGTGTCCGTTCACGTTCTGTCCAGAGAGATGGACTCCT GTCCGATAGTCGGAGAGTTCCCTGCCCAGAACGACGTCAACCTGGCTCCCGCTCCGTCCCTGCCTCAG ccGTCGTTGATCCAGGACATGACGGAGTTCAAGAGGAGCCTGCCGCTGTTCCCGCTGGTCAAGCCTCACATCAACTTCATGGCCGCCAAACTGTGA
- the ide gene encoding insulin-degrading enzyme isoform X2 — protein sequence MICFLWVQSMFKCINRTAQFTRHLKSTGNSVCVNQGFRLVSSLPLRMTEPAVRRVVTDIIRSPEDRRDYRGLEFRNGLKAMLISDPTTDKSSAALDVHIGSLSDPANISGLAHFCEHMLFLGTEKYPKENEYSQFLSEHAGSSNAFTSGEHTNYYFDVSHEHLQGALDRFAQFFLCPLFDESCKDREVNAVDSEHEKNLMNDAWRLFQLEKATGNPNHPFSKFGTGNKLTLETRPSKEGVDIRQELLKFHSTYYSANLMGLCVLGRESLDELTAMVENLFGEVENKNVPVPEFPEHPFQEEHLKQFYKVVPIKDIRNLYVTFPIPDLQKYYKSNPGHYLGHLIGHEGPGSLLSELKSKGWVNTLVGGQKEGAKGFMFFIINVDLTEEGLLHVEDIIFHMFQYIQKLRTKGPQEWVFDECKDLSKVAFRFKDKERPRGYTSKVAGLLHYYPLEEVLAAEYLLEDFRPDLIEMVLDKLQPENVRVAVVSKSFEGQTDRTEEWYGTQYKQEAISEESIQNWANADLNGKFKLPMRNEFIPTNFEIYPLEKDSPSVPTLIKDTAMSKVWFKQDDKFFLPKACLNFEFFSRYLYTDPVHCNMTYLFLRLLKDNLREYAYPAHLAGLVYDISAVMNALTLSVKGYNDKQHILLKKIIEKMATFEIDEKRFDIIKEAYMRSLNNFRAEQPHQHAMYYLRLLMTEVGWTKDELRESLDDVTLPRLRAFIPELLSRLHIEALLHGNITKESALGMMQMVEDTLIEHAHTKPLLPSQLIRYREVQVPDGGWYVYQQRNEVHNHCGIEIYYQTDMQTTNDNMLLELFCQIISEPCFNTLRTKEQLGYIVFSGPRRANGVQGLRFIIQSEKAPHYLESRVEAFLRTMEKALEDMSEEAFQKHIQALAIRRLDKPKKLSAECAKYWGEIISQQYNFDRDNIEVAHLKTLTKENIMQFYRERLTVEAAKRHKVSVHVLSREMDSCPIVGEFPAQNDVNLAPAPSLPQPSLIQDMTEFKRSLPLFPLVKPHINFMAAKL from the exons ATGATTTGTTTTCTATGGGTGCAAAGTATGTTTAAGTGCATTAACCGAACGGCCCAGTTCACCAGACATCTCAAGTCAACAGGAAACAGCGTCTGTGTTAACCAAGGATTTAG GCTGGTGTCATCCCTACCTCTCAGAATGACGGAACCGGCTGTGAGGAGGGTGGTCACCGATATAATTCGGTCTCCTGAAGACAGACGGGACTACCGGGGCCTGGAGTTCAGAAACGGACTCAAAGCGATGCTCATCAGCGACCCGACGACCGACAAATCATCAGCCGCACTGGACGTGCACATAG GTTCCCTGTCAGACCCAGCGAACATTTCAGGCCTGGCCCATTTCTGTGAGCACATGCTGTTTCTGGGAACAGAAAAATACCCCAAGGAGAACGAATACAGCCAGTTCCTCAGCGAGCACGCAGGAAGCTCCAACGCCTTCACCAGCGGCGAGCACACCAACTACTACTTCGACGTTTCCCATGAGCATTTGCAAGGAGCGTTAGACAG gtttgcccAGTTCTTCCTGTGCCCTCTGTTCGATGAGAGCTGTAAGGACCGGGAAGTGAACGCCGTCGACTCCGAACACGAGAAGAACCTGATGAATGACGCCTGGAGGCTGTTTCAGCTGGAGAAAGCCACCGGAAACCCAAACCACCCATTCAGTAAATTTGGAACAG gCAACAAACTAACACTGGAAACCAGACCGTCTAAAGAAGGGGTCGATATCCGTCAGGAACTGCTGAAGTTTCACTCTACGTATTATTCTGCTAATCTGATGGGACTCTGCGTGTTGGGAAGAG AGTCTCTTGATGAATTAACCGCCATGGTGGAAAACCTGTTTGGAGAAGTGGAAAACAAGAACGTGCCGGTCCCAGAATTCCCAGAGCATCCGTTTCAGGAAGAGCACCTCAAA caATTCTACAAAGTGGTTCCCATCAAAGACATCAGGAACCTGTATGTGACCTTCCCCATCCCAGACCTGCAGAAGTACTACAAGTCGAACCCGGGCCATTATCTGGGTCACCTGATCGGCCACGAAGGACCCGGCAGTTTGTTATCCGAGCTCAAATCTAAAG GCTGGGTGAACACGCTGGTGGGAGGCCAGAAGGAAGGAGCCAAAGGATTCATGTTCTTCATCATCAACGTCGACCTGACGGAGGAGGGGCTCT TGCATGTCGAGGACATCATCTTCCACATGTTCCAGTACATCCAGAAGCTTCGCACCAAAGGGCCTCAGGAATGGGTGTTCGACGAATGCAAG GATCTTAGTAAAGTCGCCTTCAGGTTTAAGGATAAGGAACGACCTCGCGGTTACACCTCCAAAGTCGCCGGTTTGCTGCAT taTTATCCTCTGGAGGAAGTTCTTGCAGCCGAGTATCTTCTGGAGGACTTCAGGCCGGATCTGATTGAGATGGTTCTCGATAAACTGCAGCCGGAAAACGTCAG AGTTGCAGTGGTGTCGAAGTCCTTCGAAGGGCAGACGGACCGAACCGAGGAGTGGTACGGCACGCAGTACAAGCAGGAAGCCATTTCTGAAGAAAGCATCCAG aactGGGCAAATGCAGACCTGAACGGCAAGTTCAAGTTGCCGATGAGAAACGAGTTCATCCCAACCAACTTTGAGATTTACCCTCTGGAGAAAGACTCTCCGTCGGTTCCGACTTTAATCAAG gacacTGCAATGAGCAAGGTGTGGTTTAAACAAGACGACAAATTCTTCCTCCCAAAGGCCTGCCTGAACTTTGAGttcttcag TCGCTACCTTTATACAGATCCTGTGCACTGCAACATGACCTACTTGTTTCTGAGGTTACTGAAGGATAATTTAAGAGAGTATGCATATCCAGCCCACCTGGCCGGGCTTGTCTATGACATATCCGCAGTGATGAATGCCCTCACC CTTTCGGTCAAAGGTTACAACGACAAGCAGCACATCCTGCTGAAGAAGATCATCGAGAAGATGGCGACCTTCGAGATCGACGAGAAGCGCTTTGACATCATCAAAGAGGCG TACATGAGATCTTTGAACAACTTCAGAGCCGAGCAGCCGCACCAGCACGCCATGTACTACCTCCGCCTGCTGATGACCGAGGTCGGGTGGACCAAAGACGAGCTCAGAGAGTCGCTCGATG ACGTAACTCTCCCCCGCCTCAGGGCGTTCATACCTGAGCTGTTGTCACGGTTACACATCGAGGCTCTGCTCCATGGCAACATCACCAAGGAG TCTGCTCTCGGCATGATGCAGATGGTGGAGGACACGCTCATTGAGCACGCTCACACCAAGCCCCTCCTCCCGAGCCAGCTGATTCGCTACAGGGAGGTGCAGGTCCCGGACG GTGGCTGGTATGTCTACCAGCAGAGAAACGAAGTTCACAACCACTGCGGCATCGAGATCTACTACCAGACGGACATGCAGACCACCAACGACAACATGCTGCTGGAGCTGTTCTGCCAGATCATCTCTGAGCCCTGCTTCAACACGCTGAGGACCAAAGAGCAGCTGG GCTACATCGTGTTCAGCGGGCCCCGCCGGGCCAACGGGGTCCAGGGCCTGCGCTTCATCATCCAGTCGGAGAAGGCCCCCCACTACCTGGAGAGCCGGGTGGAGGCGTTCCTGCGCACCATGGAGAAGGCGCTGGAGGACATGAGCGAGGAGGCCTTCCAGAAGCACATCCAGGCCCTGGCCATCCGCCGCCTGGACAAACCCAAGAAGCTGTCCGCCGAGTGCGCCAAGTACTGGGGCGAGATCATCTCCCAGCAGTACAACTTCGACAGAG ATAACATTGAAGTTGCACATCTGAAGACGTTgactaaagaaaacataatgCAGTTTTACAGA GAGCGGCTCACGGTGGAAGCTGCAAAGAGACACAAAGTGTCCGTTCACGTTCTGTCCAGAGAGATGGACTCCT GTCCGATAGTCGGAGAGTTCCCTGCCCAGAACGACGTCAACCTGGCTCCCGCTCCGTCCCTGCCTCAG ccGTCGTTGATCCAGGACATGACGGAGTTCAAGAGGAGCCTGCCGCTGTTCCCGCTGGTCAAGCCTCACATCAACTTCATGGCCGCCAAACTGTGA